The Castanea sativa cultivar Marrone di Chiusa Pesio chromosome 11, ASM4071231v1 genome contains a region encoding:
- the LOC142616473 gene encoding germin-like protein 9-3 — MAWFIDSSRKNLHELIFKLVLSLAIFHTLIAGDPDITSDFIVPPNVTNLFTFTGMRILLQAPPPTAFKVTKASIAEFPTLNGHGVSYAILQYPAGSVNPPHTHPRSAELLFLLNGSLQVGFVDTTNKLFTQTLQAGDLFVFPKGLVHYQYNSDANNSAIAISAFGSANAGTVSVPNSVFTTGIDDGNLVKSFNTDIGTIQKIKAELAPKA; from the exons ATGGCTTGGTTTATTGATAGCAGCCGGAAGAATCTT CATGAATTGATATTCAAGCTAGTCCTCTCCTTGGCTATTTTCCATACACTGATTGCTGGGGATCCAGATATCACCTCAGATTTTATAGTCCCACCAAATGTTACCAACTTATTCACATTTACTGGCATGAGGATTCTACTTCAGGCACCCCCACCAACAGCTTTTAAAGTAACCAAAGCAAGCATAGCAGAATTCCCTACTCTTAATGGCCATGGTGTTTCATATGCAATTCTACAATACCCAGCTGGTTCAGTCAACCCGCCTCACACCCATCCCCGCTCAGCTGAGCTCTTGTTTCTCCTTAACGGCTCCCTTCAAGTTGGATTTGTTGACACGACAAACAAGCTCTTTACTCAGACACTCCAAGCTGGTGACTTGTTTGTATTTCCAAAAGGACTCGTGCACTATCAGTACAACAGTGATGCAAATAATTCTGCAATAGCTATTTCTGCATTTGGAAGTGCAAATGCTGGAACTGTGTCAGTCCCTAATTCTGTTTTCACCACTGGAATTGATGATGGGAACTTGGTGAAGTCTTTCAATACTGATATTGGCACCATTCAGAAAATTAAAGCTGAGCTTGCACCCAAGGCCTGA
- the LOC142615856 gene encoding uncharacterized protein LOC142615856 gives MRSALSRVTVSLTRQMESTRGATRYFGDGRILSEEERAAENVYIQQMEREKLEKMKQKAEKEKAAKAKESADKKPEGTHKG, from the exons ATGAGATCTGCGCTGAGCCGAGTCACTGTGAGCTTGACTCGTCAGATGGAATCGACTCGGGGTGCGACTCGCTACTTCGGCGATGGACGCATTCTCAGCGAGGAGGAGCGCGCTGCTGAGAACGTTTACATCCAG CAAATGGAGAGGGAGAAGTTGGAGAAGATGAAGCAAAAggctgagaaagaaaaggcagcaaaagcaaaagagagTGCTGACAAG AAACCTGAGGGCACCCATAAGGGCTGA